From the Chiroxiphia lanceolata isolate bChiLan1 chromosome 6, bChiLan1.pri, whole genome shotgun sequence genome, the window CTCACGCGGAGGTTCCCCGCCTCTGCCCCGACGTGCCCTTGGTGGTGCCGGTACGTTGGGTGCCAAGCGGTGACAGCGTCACTGCCTGGGACGTGGTGGGAATGTCCCCCTCGGGGACgtggtgggatggaggggggtGTGATGAAGAGGGGAACGTGGAGAGTGGGGACATGGGCGTGTCCGTCCGGGGGGCGTGGAGACCTCGGATGTGGTGGACAAATACAGACCTGGGACACTGAGAACTGGGATGGGGGGACATGGAAAATGGGGACGTGGTGGGCACGCCCAGCTGGGGGAAGTGGGACATGGGCAGAGGGACGAGGAGACTGGGGACATGGTGTGCAGGGGGACACAGAGACTTGCAAAGAGGGGGACAGGGAGACCTGGGACATGGTGGGCGTGTCAGCCCGGGGGTCATGGAAACGTGGAGACAGGGGACATGGTGTGCAGGGGGACACGGAGGCCTGGGAAAAAGTGGACATGGAGACTGGGAGCGGGGTGGGCATGTCCcgctgggggacagggaggcCTGGAACCCGGTGATCATGGGGACCTGGGGGACatgggggctggggacagggtgaACATGGAGACCAAGGCCATGGAAGGGAAAGGGGCACAGTGGGCATGTGTACCTGGGGGACAGTGAAAcccgggctgggggggacatggAGACCTGGGCCATGCTGGGTGTGTGCACCCGTGGGGTGTGGACGTCTGGGACATGGTGATCACGGGGATTTGGGACATGGCAGGCAGGAGTGCATGgaaacaggacaagggggacgACCCCAGCGCCACACCACCCCCGATGCCCAACACCCCCCGTTCCCTTCCAGCTGAACTACCTGGGGCCCCCCTTCAATGAGCCCGACTTCAACCCCCCGCGCCTGGCGCGCGCCGAGCGGGTGCCCAGCGCCACGGTGGACCTGGACCTGTGGAGGGGGCTGACGGACAACGCCCGCCTGGCCGCCAACTACCGCGCCTACAGCCGCCTGCTCTGCTACCTGCGCGTGCTGGACGGGCAGGTGGGCACGGCCGAGCTGCGCCACCGCCTCGCCCACTTCTGCGCCAGCCTCCAGGGGCTGGTGCTCAGCATCGGCGGCGTCATGTCCTCCCTGGGGTACCCGCtgcccgccggccccgccgggccccccgccggcccccccggggcccccccggcccccaaCGACTTCCTGAAGAAGATGGACGACTTCTGGCTGCTCAAGGAGCTGCAGACCTGGCTCTGGCGCTCGGCCAAGGACTTCAACCGCCTCAAGAAGAAGGTGCCGCCCGCCGTGGTCACCCTGCGGCTGGAGGCCAGGGGGTTCTGAGCGCCCTGCCCGTGCCCCCGCCCGCCTCGTGCTGGTGGGACCCGGCCGGGTCTCCTCACCCAGGTGCCCTCTCCGCCACCAGCGTGCCTTGAGCAGCGGGGCTCCTGACCCCGAAGTGCCACCAAagccaccccacagcccctctgtcACCACAGTGTGCTGTAAGGGGTGAGTCTCCTGACCCCAAGTGCCACCAAAGCCACCCCATGTTCCCTTTCCACCACCAGTGTGCCTTGAGAAATGGGGCTTTTGATACTGAAGTACcaccaaacccaccccacaTCCGCTTTGTCACCACACTGTGTCTTAAGGGCAGGTCTCCTGATCCCAAAGTGTCACCGAagccaccccacagcccctccctcATCATACTGCGTCTTAAAGGGGCAGGGCTCCTTACCCCAAGTGCCACCACAGCCATGCCATGTCCCCTCTCCACCACCAGTGTGCCTTGAGAGATGGGTCTCCTGATCCCAAAGAGCCACCTCACAGCCCCTCTGTCACCACACTGTGCCTTAAGGGACGGGTCCCCTgacccccaggtgcccccccaAGGGTGTCCTCACCCCTCCGGGGTGCCCCATCCCTCCACCCCAAGAGATCCACGTGGGTACAAGCCCCGCCCACCTCGAAAAGGACCAAGCCCCTCCGAGCATAGGAATAAGCCCCGCCCCATCCAGCAGCAAGCCCCGCCCCTGGAGCAATAGGCTCCACCCCTGGATGGCAATAAGCCCCGCCCACTAGTTTGTGTAGCCAACCCCACCTCCTCCCCGCAACAGGCCACGCCCCATTTTAACCAAGCCCCACCTCCCAGTGCCCATCAATGCAGAGCTGGGGGCGTGGCCTGGATCCAGGGGCGGGGCCGCTGTCCTGGTGCGTCTATGAGTGTTTATTTATTggagatgttttatttattggGGTATTTATTGCAGAAGATCTATTCTTGTATGAACGAATAAAAGGCCTTTCTCCAGCGCCCCCGCCCTGCCCGCACCGCACCCCCAGGGGGGGCTGGCAGTAGGGACTGGGGGGAACAGATCCAAACCTGAGCTCAGTGAGGAATCAGGGTGTTCCCCCTGTGCCATCAGTAGGGACCGGGGTGAACAGATCCAAACCTGAGCTCAGAGGGGAATCAGGGTGTTCCCTCTGTGCCATCAGTAGGGATGGGGGTGAACAGATCCAAACCTGAGCTCAGAGAAGAATCAGAGTGTTCCCCCCTGTGCCATCAGTAGGGACTGGGGGGAACAGATCCAAACCTGAGCTCAGAGAGGAGTCAGGGTGTTCCCCCTGTGCCATCAACAGGGACTGGGGGGAACAGATCCAAACCTGAGCTCAGAGAGGAGTCAGGGTGTTCCCCCTGTGCCATCAGTAGGGACTGGGGTGAACAGATCCAAACCTGAGCTCGGTGAGGAATCAGAGTGTTCCCCCTGTGCCATCAGCAGGGACCGGGGTGAACAGATCCAAACCTGAGCTCAGAGAGGAACCAAGGTGTTCCCCCCTGTGCCATCAGCAGGGACCAGAGTGAACTGCTGCAGGCTCTGAGCTCAGTAGGGGCCAGAGAGAGCAGCTCCTCACTGAGCTCAGCATGGCAGTCGGGCTGTTCCCATCAGCAGGGACCGGCGTGAATGTCTCCACAGTGAGCTCAGCGCGGCAGTCGGGCTGTTCCCCTCTGGATGCTGGTTACTGGGGTAGGGATCCAGTCCCCTCCCAGGCCCGGGTTACCCCACCCCGAGCACATCCACCCTGTCCCCGGGCGCTACTTGGGTGTCCCCACGATCAGGTAGAAGGTTCCGGGCTGTGTGACGAAGCCGATGGCGCCCAGGGCGCTGAGCGCGGCCGCGTTGTGGGGCAGCACGGTGCAGTAGATGGGGAAGCCGCGGGCGTGCAGCCCCCGGCCCATGGCGGCCATGGTGAGGCCGGTGAGGCCGCGGCCGCGCCAGGCGGGCACCGTGTAGCCGTGGCGCAGGCAGCCCTGGGCGTCCAGCAGGGTCCAGGACACGGGGCGGCCGCGCGGGCCCAGCAGGCAGGCGGAGGGCAGCGCCCgcaccagccccagcaggaaCGCCCGGCTGCGGGCATTGCCACCCTGGGCCCACGTGGCGTTGAGCAGCGGGACGTGGGACGGGGACACGGGCGCCAGGCGCAGGCCCGGGGGCAACCTGCGAGGGGGAGTGGCAGGAGTCGGGAATGCTGAACCCCATGGCTGCAAGGGATGGcggctgggatggggctggggtcccctgtgccacccaggggtgggaatgggggtgCCTGTGTCACCCAGGGATGTGCTCAGGGACCCCTGTGCCACCCAGGGATGGGATTGGGGATGCCAATGTCACCCAGGAATGTGCTCAGGGAACTCCTGTGCCACGCAGGGATGGGATTGGGGATGCCAATGTCACCCAGGAATGTGCTCAGGGAACTCCTGTACCACACGGGAATGGGATTGGGAACCCTTGTGCCACCCAGGAATGTGCTCAGGGACCCCTGTGCCACCCAGCGATGTGCTCGTGGACCCCTGTGTCACCCAGGGATGTGCTCGAGAACCCCTTGTGCCATGCAGGGATGGGATTGGGGATGCCAATGTCACCCAGGAATGTGCTCGTGGACCCCTGTGTCACCCAGGGATGTACTCGTGGACCCCTGTGTCACCCAGCGATGTGCTCAAGGATCCCTTGTACCACGCACGGATGGGATTGGGGATGCCAATGTCACCCAGGAATGTGCTCAGGGAACTCCTATACCACACGGGAATGGGATTGGGAACCCTCGTGCCACCCAGGAATGTGCTCAGGGACCCCTGTGCCACCCAGCGATGTGCTCGTGGACCCCTGTGTCACCCAGGGATGTACTCAGGGACCACCCATGTCACCCAGAGATGTGCTCAAGGACCCCTTGTGCCACGCAGGGATGGGATTGGGGATGCCAATGTCACCCAGGACTGTGCTCAGGGAACTCCTGTACCACACGGGAATGGGATTGGGAACCCTTGTGCCACCCAGGAATGTGCTCAGGGACCCCTGTGTCACCCAGGAGCGTGCTCAGGGACCACCCATGTCACCCAGGAAccccctgtgccacccaggAATGTGCTTCGGGACCCCTGTGCCACCCAGGGATGTGACTGGCCCCCCGATGCCCCTGTGTCCCTGGTGCTCCcgtgtccccagtgcccccacgCCCCCCGGTGACCCTGGTGTCCCTGCACCCTGGGTGCCCTCACTCACTGCCCACGGGGTcgggggggctcagggctcATCAGTCCCAGGTACCGGATCGtctccacctgcagccccttgGAACCGGCCGCCTCCCGCACGGCCTcatccagcccctcctgcagccctaGGACAGCCTGTCAGCCGGGCAGGGGACAGCAGGtggtgtccccgtgtccctcccaGGGCCATCCTTACCCAGTATCTGGAAGGCTCGTGCCTGGACCACCGCCTCGGTGCCCCCCAGAAGCGCCTGCAGGGCCCCCTTGTCCCGGTAGAACACGGCCAGCTGGTTGGTGTAGTGATCCTTGGGGTCCTTGTGCTCCTGGAGGGCGGACAGGGGGGCTGAGGGTGGCACCCCAACTCCCAGCCCCCCGGGGTGTGGAGTGCTGCCAGGGTGGGGGCACACGGGGCAGCACCTCTGGGCGCAGGCGGGTCAGGACGATGCCAAAATCGGGCCAGGAGTCCACCAGCACCTCGTGGGCTGCCGGGTTCCCCCGGGCCACCGTCATCACAGTCCCCAGGACCTGCAGGACAAGGTCCCTGTCACcggcagggaaggggagaggggacagtGGGGTTCCCAGAGTCCCCGGCGTCTTGGTCaccagcagggcagagggagctgtggTGTCCCCCGGGGTCTCCGTcagtggcagggaaggggagaggggacagagagGACACGAGGTTCTTGTCaccagcagggcaggcagaggggtTCCTGGGGGCCCCATCACTGGCAGGAGAGGTGACAGAGGGGTCCCCAGGGTCCCTGTGACCAGAAAGGtggagggggaggcagaggggctcctggcaaggaggggaggggacagaggagtCCTTGGGAACTCTGTTACCCACAGGACggggcagaggggacagagagGTCCCTGGAGTCCTTGTCAGCGGCAGaacagggcagaggggacagaggggttCCCAGGGTCCCCATCACTGGCAGAACAggggggaggggacagaggggtcCCTGCAATCCCTGTCACTGGCaaggcagaggggacaggggggtccctggggtcCCTGTCACCGGCAGGGTGGTGGGCAGGCTCTTCCGCAGGGTCTCCTCCAGAAGCcgcagctgggctgggcaccTCAGGATCTGCATGGCACCGAGACCGTGGGGCAGGTGGTGGCACCGAGGATCCCCGGGGCTCTGGTGGCACGGGGGGCAGAATGTCCCAGATGAGCACCCGTCCCCAGGCGGTCCCAGGGCTGGCCCCGTGCCCAGTGCCCAGCAGGATGGACCCTGCCCGATGCCTCCCAAGGCAGGGGGCACTCGCTGGCCCGTGACGGCTCGTGGTGGCCCTGGGACCCGCTGTTGTCACCACCCGCCACACGGTCTCCAGGCTCCCGCTCCACAGCTCCAGGACTGTTGCAGGGTGagtgctggaggggctggggaccacgcggggctggggaaggggacagggctgggggccACGCCAGCCCTCTGTTATCAAGGGTCTCTTGGCAGGACCATGCAGATCCTGacgagcccagcccagctgcagcgCCTGGAGGGCATCCTGAAGAAGAGCCTGCCCCTCGCCCTGCCGGTGACCGGGATCCCGCTGtcacccctgccctgtgccatccctgtcctgtgccACGATGAGGGCCCCAATGCCACGCTGCCCTGCCAGTGATGGGCACCCCACCCCTGCACCAGGGACCCCAGCGTCACCCCCGTGCTGTGCCGTGACTGGGACCCCAGTGTCACTCATCTCTCGCCGTGATGGGGaccccagtgtcacccctgTCCCTTGCCCTGCTGGTGACAGGGACTCCCTGTCTCTTGCCTGAGCGGGACCCCCGTGGCACCTCCCCACTCTCACCCCCCCAGGCCCAGGGACCCCCATGTCACACCCCAGTGATGGGGACCCCCATGTCACCAGGAGCCCTTGTGTCACCCTGCCCCCCACACCTGCCCCCcttcccctcagctctgaccCCGCCCACATTTACCCCCATAaacccccagctccagccccacatCTGCCCTCACCACCCCCTTCAGCTCTGACTCCTCCCACATCTGCCCCTATAACCCCACAGTTCCAGCCCCACATCTGcccccacaacccccccagCTTTGACCCCGCCCACATCTGCCCCATAAATCCCCAGTTCCAGCCCCACATCTGCCCCCAtaacccccccagctctgacCCCCCCCATCTGCCCCTGTGCCGCCCAGCTTTGACCACACGtgtgccccccacccctgaCCCCCGCTGTCCCCCAGGTGTACGGGGCAGTGCTGAACATAACCCGGGGGAACCCGGGCGACTCCGAGGTGCTGGTGGACAAGTGGCCCGATTTCGGCGCCGTGCTGGCCCGTCCCAGAGGAGAGGTGGTccacagggacatggggcactgcagggaaagggggggatGGCACGGTGCCCTGGTGTGCTCAGGGCGCCCCTGGGTGCCCCCAGGTGCCAGTGAACGACAGCTACTGGAACACGCAGACAGCGTTCTACCGGGATTTGGGGGCGTACCGGGCACTGCTGGAGACCCCCGGGTGCCAGCGCTGGGACGCCGCCTTCATCATCATCGGTGGcctgggggcagggggatgctggggggcactggggggcactggggggcactgggggcacgACTTggtgtgctggggtgggggttGATGTGTGGGCTTGGGGTGCTGGGTACACGGGTGGCAGGGTcctggggagctctggggagcactggggttggacttgggggtgttgggggcAGAGGAACATCATGATTGGATTGGGGAGcgctggggggcactgggggcagcAATTGGGGTGCTGGGCACACTGGGGACACAGTCCTGGGGGACAATGGGGAGTATTGTGGTGGGATGTGGGGGTCTGAGGAGCACTGTGGTTGGACTTAGGGGTGCTGGGCGGCACTGGGCAGCATGGTGGTTGGATTTGGGGGGGTACTGGGGGGCTGTGGTTGGACTCGGGGGTGCTAGGcacagtggggacagggattGGGGTGCTGGGGATAGAGACCGGGATTGCAGGTATcccctggggacactgaggaCACTGGGCTCACACAGAGGGGGCTGGAGGCAGAAATGGGGGTGTCGGGGGAGCAGGACTGCCTGACATCACCATCGCCAGGGCTACAGGACGGGGTGACCACGGTGTCGCAGGACCTGGCGAGGGCCAAAGGCGTGGAGCTGGACATCACCGAGTACTACACCTACGTGCACCCCGACCCCAGCAGCATGCCCGAGCCCCGGTGAGACCCCCCCGCACCCCAGCCCCGCACAGGcacccccgagcccccccccACTaacccccagctcccccaggctGGACCCCGGCGTGCGGCTgggctccctgctcccctcgCACGTGGACCTGCTGAACGAGACGTGGCCCTACGGGGGCAACGCCCGCAGCCGGCGCTACCTGGCCGAGCTTTTGGGGCGCTTCCCCCACGTGTGCGTGCAGGACGGCGCCGGGGAGCCCCTCAGCTGGGTGCTGACCGACCATTTCGGGACGGGCGCCCACGGCTTCACGCTGCCCGCGCACCGCCGGCGCGGCCACATGCAGGTGGCACTGACGGtggcggcgcggcgggcgcaGGCCCGGGGGTTCCCCACTTTCGGGCACACGGCGCTGCAGAACGGGcccatgcagcagctgcaggagctgctgggccaCCAGCGCCTGCCCGGCATCTGCCGCTACATCCTGCACAACCCCGCCATGGACAAGGACGGGCCCTGAAGCCCCGCCGGCCCCTGCCCGGGGCGGGACAAGGGAGAAAAGCCAGCCCCGAATTAAAGAGTGTTGAGGGGTCTCTGATGGCTGCTGTGGGGTTGTGTCTCCCTCCAGCACTGACCGTTGCAGCGGTGACACGGCTTGGTGGCTCTCGTGTCACCTCCCCTGGGAGACACCCCCTGACAGGACACGGATCTCAGCTGTTCTCGGCCCCCCCCAGGGAGGGCCTCAGGCAAATGGTGGCACCTGCAGTGTCACACCCCCCCCATGGGATGGTGTCACCAACAGCTgggggtgggatgggcaggCACAGAGGCTGTGGGTCACCGCCTGGGCGTCCTGGTGGGGACAGGCAGTGACACACAGGACACAAGGTGACGGTGTCACGGAGTGAGTCAAGGCATGGGGGGGGGATGGGGACTGACAGGGGGTGACAGTGCCTGGGGTGATGGGGAGTGCTGGGATGTGGGTGACAATGTCCAGGGGCACAGCTAGGGCCATGGGGGTGACAGTGCCTGGGGGTGGTAGGGACACATGGGGAGGTGACAGTGTCCAGAGTGATGGGGAATGCAGGGGTGGGGTGACTGTGCCTGGGGTGACAGGGACCACCGGGAGAGAGGTGCCAGTGCCTGTGGGTGACAGGGGGAGCCACAGGGGTGACAGTGCCTGGGGGTGATAGGGACATCTGGGGGAGTGACACTGTACAGGGTGTTGGGGACTGCCATGGGGTGACAGTACCCAGGGTGACAGTGCCTGGGGTGACGGGGACCACCAGGATAGAGTGGTGACAGTGCCTGGGGTGACAAGGACTGCAATGGGACAGTGTGTGGGGGTGGTGGGGACAACTGGGGGTGACAGTGCCGGGTACAGCCGTGGCAGGGTGTCAGTGCCCAGGGGGGCGGGGGACCGGGACCCCAGGGGGTGGCCGTGCCCGGGGGTGGCGGGGGCGGCCGTGGCCGGTCCCccagcgcggccccgccgctTCCGCCCGGGCCCGGCCGGACAGGGGCGGGTCCCTGCGTGTTCCCGGTATGGGCGGGCCCCGCCCCGTTCCCGGTAtcgccggggccgccgccagCTCCATGTCTCGCAGGGCCATGGGGCAGCCCCGGCGCATCACCGACTCCttcccgcggcggcggcggcggggcccggggcgACCCCCGGGCAGGCTCAAGGACAAGGACAAGGGCAAGGAGAAGGCGCAAGGGAAGGCGAAGGTGCGGGaccgcccccgcgccgccccgcagcccccgccggACCCGGCGCTCCTGGAGATGCTGCGGCGCTTCGACCTCTGCTGGGAGTACGGACCCTGCACCGGTGAGCaccccccggtgtcccccccggtgtcccccgggccgccccggccccgctgacCGCGCTGTCCCGCAGGGATCACCCGCCTGCAGCGCTGGGAGCGGGCGCAGGcgctggggctgagcccccccggccccatCCGGGACGCGCTCCTGGAGCACCGCGACAACCCCCATGTCACCTACAGGTGGGTGCGGGacgggcggggggcgcggggcacCCCCTCCGCCggtgccccccgccccgcccgggggCCGCTGACCCCCGTTTTGCCCCCACAGCCTCTGGCACGAGTACGAGCTCTGAGTCGCCGCGCcgagggaggagaggggggggCCGTGCCCCCCGGCCGCCATCGCGGGGGTGCTGTGTGCTGTCGGACGGGGGGCACAGGCTGGGGTGAAGCTCCTTGGGGCGCTGGGGGAGGGCGGGGGGTTGTACCCCTTCCAGAATAGCCAGGCAGGGTGTCCAGGTGCCGGGACCCCCTTCCGTTTCCATCCTCACTTCGGGGGCGCCCCGaccccccaggagccccccacaccccacagaGGGTCCTGATCCACAGTGAGGGGCTCAGCCGTCCCCCATCCTAGGTAACCACCTCAGGAATCCCACAGGAAGTTGACGTTGCCTAGGTAGCCAGAGCAAAAACATGGAATTTGGCGGTGGGTGGAACGAGACTGGGACCCCggcgaaaaaaaaaaaaaatcagctgtcaGGTTGGAGAAAGGGAGGTGGAAGCGTAGCAAAAAAAGTCcgaaaatggaaaaaaaatttaaaattaagtaagAATGAGCTCAGGGAGGGTATTATGAAACTAGGGATGCAGGTGACTATGGATTGTGCTGCTGTTGTCACACTGTCTGGCAGTAGGGAGGGAAGAGTGGACAATGTCACGCGAGATTCATAAAATTAAGAGCCTTAAATAGCAGCTTTGATGTGTGTAGTCATAAAGTAATAACGGGGATGTGTTTGTTAATTATTTAGCTTATTGACGACTTTATTCATCCGCTCTTTCTGTTGCTTAACCAATAAAATTGTTTGTTTCTATCCCAAGCCTGCAATGGAGTGTTGGAGTCGGGAGTAACTCGGGATAGGGTggaatggggtgggatgggtggGGGGCCACGGTGGGGGGACGGGATGCCACGATGGGGGGTGCGCCCGGCCTGGGGAGCTGCGGCCTCCCTGCCTCGCTTCACTGTTCCGCTGCCGGGCCCCGGGACTGCCCTGGTCCCAATTCCGGCCCCAATTCCATCCCTAATTCCATCCCCGATCCGAGTCCGAACTCCAGCCCCGGGCCTAGGCCGCAGCGGTTGTCATGGCAACCCGGAAGTGGAGACCCCGCGCGCGGCGATCCGCGGCACAGCCCGGCACAGCTGAGCCCGCCCCCTTCACCG encodes:
- the CLCF1 gene encoding cardiotrophin-like cytokine factor 1 isoform X2 codes for the protein MELRAGDSWGIFTFLCAALCNLPALPALNCSEELGAGQSIQQTYDLTRYLEHQLRTLAGTYLNYLGPPFNEPDFNPPRLARAERVPSATVDLDLWRGLTDNARLAANYRAYSRLLCYLRVLDGQVGTAELRHRLAHFCASLQGLVLSIGGVMSSLGYPLPAGPAGPPAGPPGAPPAPNDFLKKMDDFWLLKELQTWLWRSAKDFNRLKKKVPPAVVTLRLEARGF
- the LOC116788633 gene encoding glycine N-acyltransferase-like protein 3; translated protein: MQILRCPAQLRLLEETLRKSLPTTLPVLGTVMTVARGNPAAHEVLVDSWPDFGIVLTRLRPEEHKDPKDHYTNQLAVFYRDKGALQALLGGTEAVVQARAFQILGLQEGLDEAVREAAGSKGLQVETIRYLGLMSPEPPRPRGQLPPGLRLAPVSPSHVPLLNATWAQGGNARSRAFLLGLVRALPSACLLGPRGRPVSWTLLDAQGCLRHGYTVPAWRGRGLTGLTMAAMGRGLHARGFPIYCTVLPHNAAALSALGAIGFVTQPGTFYLIVGTPK
- the LOC116788631 gene encoding glycine N-acyltransferase-like protein 3, with the translated sequence MQILTSPAQLQRLEGILKKSLPLALPVYGAVLNITRGNPGDSEVLVDKWPDFGAVLARPRGEVPVNDSYWNTQTAFYRDLGAYRALLETPGCQRWDAAFIIIGLQDGVTTVSQDLARAKGVELDITEYYTYVHPDPSSMPEPRLDPGVRLGSLLPSHVDLLNETWPYGGNARSRRYLAELLGRFPHVCVQDGAGEPLSWVLTDHFGTGAHGFTLPAHRRRGHMQVALTVAARRAQARGFPTFGHTALQNGPMQQLQELLGHQRLPGICRYILHNPAMDKDGP
- the POLD4 gene encoding DNA polymerase delta subunit 4, with protein sequence MGGPRPVPGIAGAAASSMSRRAMGQPRRITDSFPRRRRRGPGRPPGRLKDKDKGKEKAQGKAKVRDRPRAAPQPPPDPALLEMLRRFDLCWEYGPCTGITRLQRWERAQALGLSPPGPIRDALLEHRDNPHVTYSLWHEYEL
- the CLCF1 gene encoding cardiotrophin-like cytokine factor 1 isoform X1, which codes for MLNVTGDLSGDSWGIFTFLCAALCNLPALPALNCSEELGAGQSIQQTYDLTRYLEHQLRTLAGTYLNYLGPPFNEPDFNPPRLARAERVPSATVDLDLWRGLTDNARLAANYRAYSRLLCYLRVLDGQVGTAELRHRLAHFCASLQGLVLSIGGVMSSLGYPLPAGPAGPPAGPPGAPPAPNDFLKKMDDFWLLKELQTWLWRSAKDFNRLKKKVPPAVVTLRLEARGF